The sequence below is a genomic window from Gouania willdenowi chromosome 12, fGouWil2.1, whole genome shotgun sequence.
ATGGAGCAGTTCAAAGCACCGTCACCACTGTCTCTCACCGCTAACCCTGCTGACAACTGGTGCAGCTGGGAACAAAGCTTTCGGCGGTATATAGCGGCCTCAGGGGAGAAAGATGAACAAGGAAAGATTGACATTTTACTCCACACCATCGGCGAGGATGCACTGGAAGTGTTCAACACACTGACGGTTAGAGGTGAGGGAGATGAGCTGACAATGGAGGATGTtcttcaagcctttaaagatcACTGCAGTCCACAGAGAAATGTTGTCTTTGAACGAAATCAATATTGGTCCCATCAGAGGACAGCAGGGACATCAGTAAACACATTCATAACAGAGCTGCGACACAGAAGCAAAGACTGTGAGTTTGGAATAAGTGAGAATGACATGCTCAGAGATAAGCTTGTGTTAAGCATCACAGACTGTCACCTAAAAAAGAGACTGATACAGGAAAGACGTCTAACGTTACACAGAGCAATAGAAATATGCAGAGCAACAGAGCAAGAAAAGACTCCGTTACGAACCATCAAGACTGAACATGGAGTGCAAGAAGTTCCAGTGGAtggtgaaatgaaaatgatcctTCCTGACAACAGTCTCCACCATAACACCAGTAGACTATTAGGTAAGTGTTTTCACTGGAAAGTTAGAGAGCACAACAGAATGAAGGGAAACTGGTTCAAATCCCTCAGTGAGTCACAGAAATGAATGTTGTTCTTTGGACAAACTACTGACAGTTGGTTTATAATGACATCACCTCATAGTggttattattataatgttaaGAAATGAAATGTTTCAGTTCCACAATAATTTAACATAAATTACAGAGTCATTAATTGTTTTAGtgtgtatatttaatatttctatTTAGCAACCAATACATTTtgagtaaaatacattaatttatttaagaaataaataatacatgatcttaaatataaaataaataattacattaaacacAGGCTGAACAACAGGTAGGTTTTTTCTGTTAAAGTCAAATGAGTAGAAACATTGTTTGAGTTTTCttgtaatattgtgttttgtgtctaCCTTCAGGTTACCAATCTGTTCCAAATATGGATCAAAGTGTAAAACTTGTGCTGGCTGCTTTCATGCCCAAAGTTCATCTGCACAGATTACAGCTCCAGCAGCCGTCAGTcactgattgtgttttcagtgagaggaagaatgtggagcagctgctcccagagtgtctccacataaaggaggaaccagagatgttcagtgaaggtcaggaggaaaagcagctttggtgcagcaggagacaaacagtgctgcttgtcctgttaaatgtgaagatgaagaggagaagcctcaggcctcccagctacactggagacaactaacagaaatgaacatgaaggaggaaccttcaacctacagtttaaatgaattaatgacaagacaaagtgtgggaattaacagcaaaggaccagaagcagcccagaacccagatccaagcagtttagtactacaaggtcctgatggaacgGAAACAGACTCGTCTCAGACTGAAGGTAgtagcgatgatgatgatgatgatgatgatgatgatgatgatgaagactgTTGGCAGAAACCTTTGTCAGAGACTGAAACTGAAGCTGACTGTGACTCCAccaggaaaaagagaaagatgtctgactcaagtaaaaatgctgaaatgggatgtaaagcttccaaaacacagattaattcatttcaacagatttgttcAAAGAAGAAGGTTCAGGTAAAAATGAGATCTGAATGTGTGGGTGGTGAGAAAGCATCACTCAGTGCAGCTTCAGaactgagaatccacacaggagataaaccatttaaatgtgatgtttgtagtaaatgttttattcgaAAGGATCAtctgcagtcacacatgagaatccacacaggagagaaaccatttaaatgtgacatttgtggtaaatgttttagtgtTAAGTCTGGCCTTAATTCACatgtgagaatccacacaggagataaaccattcaaatgcgatgtttgtagtaaatgttttagtcaaaagtctgaccttaaaaaacacatgagaatgcacacaggagagaaaccatttaaatgtgacatttgtggtaaatgttttaGAGATACGTCTGGCCTTAACTTACatgtgagaatccacacaggagataaaccattcaaatgcgatgtttgtagtaaatgttttagtcaaaagtctgaccttaaaaaacacatgagaatgcacacaggagagaaaccatttaaatgtgacctttgtggtaaatgttttactgaTAAGTCTATCCTTAATAAACatgtgagaatccacacaggagaaaaaccatttaaatgtgatgtttgcaaTAAACGTTTTATTCGAAAGTATCAACTGCactcacacatgagaatccacacaggagagaaaccatttaaatgtgacctttgtggtaaatgttttactgaTAAGTCTATCCTTAATAAACatgtgagaatccacacaggagaaaaaccatttaaatgtgatgtttgcaaTAAACGTTTTATTCGAAAGTATCAACTGCactcacacatgagaatccacacaggagagaaaccatttaaatgtgacatttgtggtaaatgttttagtgtTAAGTCTGGCCTTAATTCACatgtgagaatccacacaggagataaaccattcaaatgcgatgtttgtagtaaatgttttagtcaaaagtctgaccttaaaaaacacatgagaatgcacacaggagagaaaccatttaaatgtgacctttgtggtaaatgttttactgaTAAGTCTATCCTTAATAAACatgtgagaatccacacaggagaaaaaccatttaaatgtgatgtttgcaaTAAACGTTTTATTCGAAAGTATCAACTGCactcacacatgagaatccacacaggagagaaaccatttaaatgtgatgtttgtagtaaatgttttagtcGAACGTCTGCTCTTAtaaaacacatgagaatccacacagaagagaaaccatttaaatgtgatgtttgacaTGGAAATGTTATGAAAAAGTCTGAACTGAAGGTCCACAAGAGAGTTCATACACAAACGACTTTCAAATGTTATGTGTGTCGttaatttattattagttattcattgttttttttagctacaTATGATTTGGTATAGTTGAAGTTTGAAGTGTTGTTAGAGTTTTGTAAGTTACTTCTTTCAGTAAGTTAATGTAACAGATTTTGGCAGAAGTTTTAGAGTTGGCAGTTtgtttttacagttgatttattttgtgtaatagtTTACCTTCTATAAGTATCACTATAAACATTTTGTGTTacttgttttacttttaaatattaaaacctcaTCTGTGTTGTATTAAAAAAGTTTGCTCTTCATTAAACAATTTACACTTCtgcagtttatttgtttgtttttacagattGCACAAAAGCAGATATTTCTTAAATCTGCATTTAATTTTTCATAGTGAATATTAGTTAGAGAATTAATTATTAACGAGTAGACATCTTGGGATCTATTTGAAAGCAGCAAGCAAACTCAACATGGGTCCAGTGGTTTACTGCTCACACTTTGACTCAATTATTATTCAAGTGTTTCTAACCAAtttgtgggaaaatgtgttttccTTTGTTAGAAGGAAAACGTTCTAACCTAGAGATGaacagcttttatcacagcgcAGCCACAAAACTGATGGTatttgatctgagggtcacatgatcaacattcatgtcagcattagaataatgaccaatctgagcattaacacatgaAACAGCATAgtgtgcttttgtgtgtgtttttggaattcttttgtgtattttcatgtacgtttgtgtatattttgaaggagttttttgagtttttttatcgtcatattgtatgtttttattgcaattttttttattgagccattttatttgtcattttgtgtattttgctgtcattttgtaggtgtttttattgtcatttttaagtcatttcaatgcgcttatcaaaatagaaaattcataataagaaagagaaaaccctaCAAGATTTAcacgaacaagcatttagcgacagtgggaagaaacaactcccttttaaagGGAAGAAATCTTTGTTAGAACCacgttcagaggtggcagccatctgcgtcgactggttggggttagtcaACAGaaagaccaacagaacaggatagagagatagaacataaGAGTGTcgcagactagttgagccgcgaaccacagatcaggaactgccatcatcagcttcacgacacctgaaatagagaagggcgaggagaaggcactgactgcagaaaaagaTGATTCAGTATTAttaagtcagcctgccttggccttgggcctcactcccagtggcctagtcagcacttattataaaagtgacaaatctcttcctgtttattggtgagctaacagtgactccaaggtctgtaaatgccaccgttcacagacgagcctatgtccgctctagtggttagattATGATaatatgttatgattcagtcctgtttgtgcaaactgtaaatcataaccagcgacatcagaatttgaatctcttcccgtttattgaacCAGAAAATGCGACCATTTACAGACGAGCCCGTTCGTTCTAGCGATCAGATTGTGTtttgattcagtcctgtttatacggactgtaaatcataaccagctacatcaaaatttgaatctcttcccgtttatatgCAATCTAATAGTGACTCCAGGGACTCTAAAGTGTGACCGTTTAAggacgagcccatgtctgctctagccGTTAAGTTAATGTTTTTATACGGTATACGGTTCAGCATAtgagtaggttttgagtttagccttaaaggtggagagagtagcagcctcttGTACTGAGACTGGAAGATGGTTCCAAAGCGAGGGGCCTGGTAGCTGAAAACTCTTCCTCCTGTTTTACTTCTAGACacgttaggaacttccagaaggccAGCAAATtgagagcggagtgatctgcccggacgatagggtactaacaggtctctaagatatacaggagcttgatcatgtagagctttgtatgttaacaggaggattttaaatttGCGAAACGAAAGCGGCTCCATCATCCCTAGCAGCTTacaataacagcagctaactataacaacaATTAACTACAAcaacagctaactatcacaTTGACCTCACACTTGGATTAAATTCAATATTCAAgttaacaccaataaattattaaaaaggttaaaataccAGTAAAAAGTAAATGCTTTAATCCCAAAATGTCATTGCTAATAATACaggaacataaaaataaaataaagatgagCAGcaagtagtgttgtggtggtctagactggtctcgagaccaaattttaaaggtcttggtctcgtctcggactctgaagcattttgactcggtcttgtctcggactcgggattttccatcaagaccgttgtagaccagcactaattcctgctatttttaaactttttttataatgtgataataacacggagaagaacaggatgaaacaatcctttattaattatttaatccaccctgtataatgaccacaaccttccttaatgtgactgagtgacgtgtgtgacactcatacgtgtgtggctacggtgtcagtttggaccgcggagcgcaagggagaaatgaactaatcaccggtaaaaatcccagtaaaactccagaaaacaatcaccagtaataaatattatctccctggtaaagacagtagctctaataactggtaaaatgataaagtgatgatattacagcctgtgaaggctggataggggacgcacttactctgcttctgggtcctagtgccagccgagcggtgaagcctattccgtttaccgtgtttactgaggtcagtgtgtgtttaataagtccgtgtgtgtttaataagtctgtgtgtgtttaataagtctgtgtgtgtttaataagtccgtgtgtgtccgtgtgaaagtctgcatgtttatgcatctgtccatccactcttttcattatattatccatgtcttttaaggatttataacataatgtcggctgtagtccgggccgccgccatcttggattatgtcgtcaccagccgcagagttgcacaagccagaatgagtcaaataactgtaaagaggttttatattagtctattttctttttaaagtggtgtttttttgtggctttagactccaattacatttatgtatataatatgttccctacaatataaacaggttcacaatataattattttatatagtttctgtttctactgtatccagaataataataataataattctcaacaagaacaattgattgatttgtcacatgactgttccagggtttgttttatatagtttcacatctacctgtagctctatgttttttacactgctgacaacttgtttgtagttttatttcagaaagtttcacttttacagttacagttggaaacctttgttaattgaatatcctagttacattacagtaaccaaattaaactacatCAGCTaactgaattaataaaaataacctgtttaaaggctttttcaaactaaaaaattatcttgtgaactctgtgacctgttgacctgaacaactcaaagaatcagaatcaagaatcattatttcttggcagaaatgcttttaaacacttgctgtacattcagctgacataaaaatcttgttttcaaatatgtagaataattgtgaatttatcagtagcaatagtagttttaatattttagttcattttttgcaggcaccttttttgtccgtcaaatgtatttaaaataaactaaaattaaagagagaatgttatttaactgtcgaaacttgtcagaattttatttatttatagatttttttaaattgaaaaaaataatgtttatggtcggtctcggtct
It includes:
- the LOC114473031 gene encoding zinc finger protein 665-like isoform X3; protein product: MTRQSVGINSKGPEAAQNPDPSSLVLQGPDGTETDSSQTEGSSDDDDDDDDDDDDEDCWQKPLSETETEADCDSTRKKRKMSDSSKNAEMGCKASKTQINSFQQICSKKKVQVKMRSECVGGEKASLSAASELRIHTGDKPFKCDVCSKCFIRKDHLQSHMRIHTGEKPFKCDICGKCFSVKSGLNSHVRIHTGDKPFKCDVCSKCFSQKSDLKKHMRMHTGEKPFKCDICGKCFRDTSGLNLHVRIHTGDKPFKCDVCSKCFSQKSDLKKHMRMHTGEKPFKCDLCGKCFTDKSILNKHVRIHTGEKPFKCDVCNKRFIRKYQLHSHMRIHTGEKPFKCDLCGKCFTDKSILNKHVRIHTGEKPFKCDVCNKRFIRKYQLHSHMRIHTGEKPFKCDICGKCFSVKSGLNSHVRIHTGDKPFKCDVCSKCFSQKSDLKKHMRMHTGEKPFKCDLCGKCFTDKSILNKHVRIHTGEKPFKCDVCNKRFIRKYQLHSHMRIHTGEKPFKCDVCSKCFSRTSDHLQSHMRIHTGEKPFKCDICGKCFSVKSGLNSHVRIHTGDKPFKCDVCSKCFSQKSDLKKHMRMHTGEKPFKCDICGKCFRDKSGLNLHVRIHTGEKPFKCDVCNKCCSKKSNLKKHTRIHTGEKPFKCDVCNKCCSQKSDLKKHMRIHAGEKPFICDICGKCFSDKSGLNLHMRIHTGEKPFKCDLCGKCFSDKSILNKHVRIHTGEKPFKCDVCNKRFIRKYQLHSHMRIHTGEKPFKCDVCSKCFSRTSALIKHMRIHTEEKPFKCDV